The Gemmata palustris genome includes a region encoding these proteins:
- a CDS encoding VWA domain-containing protein, which translates to MRVRHKQPTLVSMWMLDVFCCALGCVTLLFLLNSRMATESAKANRTALLDLENTDKKLAAALGALDATKLKLTSEQAERGKLAAALTELEGVRLKLMDEARQLADQLKLARTEKDETGRKLAVARDEAKAAQERLDATQLDLAAIEKKAGATAKELATARAEMTDADLLLKKRQKDIESLTKKDAATATQVDGLQRLVRTKDDERVAMETRMSSAQKELTDLEARLRATQKELDAQLAAAQTAAKALAEELAAAKAGAAKAGEELGTARAQIKDLTRKVDDANVTIIDLQGDKAKLADKYNKFQKDSESRFAGVAMTGKRAVFLVDMSGSMGKRDLQTLDSTKWPLVIETVCKVMRSIPTLERYQVIVFSSSAKWLFDDGEWQSYDGEKSVEGVRTALLKVKPVDDTNVFAAFEKAFALRTTGLDTIYLFSDGLPTSGPGLTPAQERANPPLSETEQGTILGRHVRDTLDRTWNRPVAGQSKVRINAVGFYFDSVEVGAFLWALARDNDGSFVGMSRP; encoded by the coding sequence ATGCGCGTTCGCCACAAGCAGCCGACCCTGGTCAGCATGTGGATGCTGGACGTGTTCTGCTGCGCGCTCGGCTGCGTCACGCTCCTGTTCCTCCTCAACAGCCGCATGGCCACCGAGAGCGCGAAGGCGAACCGCACCGCGCTCCTGGACCTGGAAAACACCGATAAAAAACTCGCCGCGGCGCTGGGCGCCCTCGACGCGACCAAGCTGAAACTCACGTCCGAACAGGCCGAGCGCGGAAAATTGGCCGCGGCCCTCACCGAGCTCGAGGGCGTGCGCCTCAAGTTAATGGACGAAGCGCGTCAACTCGCGGACCAACTCAAACTGGCGCGCACCGAGAAGGACGAAACCGGGCGCAAGCTCGCGGTAGCACGCGACGAGGCGAAAGCGGCCCAAGAGCGCCTCGACGCAACCCAACTCGACCTCGCCGCGATCGAGAAGAAGGCCGGCGCGACTGCCAAAGAACTCGCCACCGCCCGCGCGGAGATGACCGACGCGGACCTGCTGCTCAAGAAGCGGCAAAAGGACATCGAATCGCTGACGAAGAAGGACGCCGCCACCGCGACCCAGGTGGACGGGCTCCAGCGGCTCGTGCGGACCAAGGACGACGAGCGCGTCGCGATGGAAACCCGCATGAGCTCCGCGCAAAAGGAGCTCACGGACCTCGAGGCCCGGCTCCGCGCGACACAAAAGGAACTGGACGCGCAACTCGCCGCGGCTCAAACAGCGGCGAAGGCACTGGCCGAGGAACTGGCCGCGGCAAAGGCCGGCGCTGCCAAAGCCGGCGAAGAACTCGGTACTGCCCGCGCGCAGATCAAAGACCTCACCAGGAAGGTCGACGACGCGAACGTCACCATCATCGACCTCCAGGGCGATAAAGCGAAACTGGCCGACAAGTACAACAAGTTCCAGAAGGACTCCGAGTCGCGGTTCGCCGGAGTCGCGATGACCGGTAAGAGGGCCGTGTTCCTCGTGGACATGTCCGGGAGCATGGGCAAGCGCGACCTGCAAACCCTCGACAGCACCAAGTGGCCCCTGGTGATCGAGACGGTGTGCAAGGTGATGCGGAGCATCCCCACGCTGGAGCGGTACCAGGTGATCGTGTTTTCGAGTTCGGCGAAGTGGCTGTTCGACGACGGCGAGTGGCAGTCCTACGACGGTGAGAAATCGGTCGAGGGCGTGCGGACCGCGCTACTCAAAGTGAAGCCGGTGGACGACACGAACGTGTTCGCGGCGTTCGAGAAGGCGTTCGCGCTGCGCACCACCGGGCTCGATACGATCTACCTGTTTTCCGACGGGCTCCCGACGAGCGGCCCGGGGCTCACTCCAGCCCAGGAGCGCGCGAACCCGCCGCTCTCGGAAACGGAGCAGGGCACGATCCTGGGCCGGCACGTGCGCGACACACTCGACCGCACCTGGAACCGCCCGGTCGCGGGCCAGTCGAAGGTCCGCATCAACGCGGTCGGGTTCTACTTCGACAGCGTCGAGGTCGGCGCGTTTCTCTGGGCACTGGCCCGCGACAATGACGGCAGTTTCGTGGGGATGAGCCGTCCGTAG
- a CDS encoding DUF1559 family PulG-like putative transporter, translating to MRRTQKRSRQAFTLIELLVVIAIIAILIGLLLPAVQKVREAAARMKCSNNLKQIGLAAMNYESGNGILPTGGIVGGTNFGTYSSYPGSQASTMAFILPYMEQDNVFKQFPQAYFTTPSTVAPWAYSTAPYSSDGNQTGPLPGTQVQIKTYECPSDNPNQNASSGMIDFYAAGDNCTNTFNTGSVCIDYIYDLTGTMAARQPGAGNYIGCAGGLGGYMGLANDSYRLYPGIYYVNSKTKLTDISDGTSNTLAFGETLGGNGITRDFHMAWFGASGMPVAWGLQDASSSQWYTFSSRHTGGIVLFSFGDGSVRGLRKGISTAAYRAIAGRADGYVLTENN from the coding sequence ATGAGGCGCACGCAGAAACGTTCCCGACAGGCATTCACGCTGATCGAGTTATTGGTGGTGATCGCGATTATCGCGATCCTCATTGGACTGCTGCTCCCCGCCGTCCAGAAGGTCCGCGAGGCCGCGGCCCGGATGAAGTGCAGCAACAATCTCAAGCAGATTGGTCTCGCTGCGATGAACTACGAATCGGGGAACGGGATTCTCCCGACGGGTGGCATCGTGGGCGGCACCAACTTCGGGACGTATTCCTCGTACCCCGGATCGCAGGCCAGCACAATGGCCTTCATCCTGCCCTACATGGAGCAGGACAACGTATTCAAGCAGTTCCCGCAGGCGTACTTTACGACGCCCTCGACTGTCGCTCCGTGGGCGTACAGCACGGCTCCGTACAGCTCGGACGGCAACCAGACCGGCCCGCTCCCGGGAACCCAGGTCCAGATCAAGACCTACGAGTGCCCGTCGGACAACCCGAACCAGAACGCGTCGTCCGGAATGATCGACTTCTACGCCGCAGGCGATAACTGCACAAACACGTTCAACACAGGTAGTGTGTGCATCGACTACATCTACGATCTGACCGGTACGATGGCCGCCCGGCAGCCGGGGGCCGGTAACTACATCGGTTGTGCGGGTGGGCTCGGGGGCTACATGGGGCTCGCCAACGACAGTTACCGCCTCTACCCCGGCATCTACTACGTAAACTCGAAGACGAAGCTGACCGACATCTCCGACGGCACATCGAACACCCTGGCCTTCGGCGAGACACTGGGCGGGAACGGCATCACCCGCGACTTCCACATGGCCTGGTTCGGGGCCAGCGGGATGCCGGTCGCGTGGGGCCTCCAGGACGCCAGTTCGTCCCAATGGTACACGTTCTCGAGCCGCCACACTGGAGGGATCGTACTGTTCTCGTTCGGCGACGGCTCCGTCAGAGGGCTCCGTAAAGGCATCAGCACCGCCGCCTACCGCGCTATCGCTGGTCGCGCCGACGGCTACGTGCTGACCGAGAACAACTGA
- a CDS encoding MotA/TolQ/ExbB proton channel family protein, with protein MSIPASHRPAREWLLLVIALLIVGAVIAPLWQIMGSPESREELAARWTPERLGRLLLGFEQVLCYVCAVWATLILQSRYREVLRQRRAFGLELLPTEEGARILPEDARPLARKVEQVTAGRPFVLANMIRLGLGKFAISKSATDVGEVVRNQADVELSRLVTGMSTVHYLAWAIPAIGFVGTVRGLGGAFGANDPDIAEFTRQAKDQLKIAFDCTLVALVLSLALMYFVHMVQRAEETLVTDAQQYCQEHLLLRLYDPATEHAGV; from the coding sequence ATGTCGATACCCGCGTCCCACCGCCCCGCGCGCGAGTGGCTCCTGCTCGTGATCGCGCTGCTCATTGTCGGCGCGGTGATCGCCCCGTTGTGGCAAATCATGGGCAGCCCCGAATCGCGCGAGGAACTCGCGGCCCGGTGGACGCCGGAGCGCCTGGGCCGGTTGCTCCTCGGGTTCGAGCAGGTACTCTGTTACGTTTGCGCGGTGTGGGCAACCCTCATTCTGCAGAGCCGGTACCGCGAAGTGTTGCGCCAGCGCCGGGCGTTCGGGTTGGAACTGCTGCCCACCGAAGAGGGGGCGCGGATTTTGCCGGAAGACGCCCGCCCGCTCGCGCGAAAAGTGGAACAAGTCACCGCGGGTCGGCCGTTCGTATTGGCCAACATGATCCGGCTCGGCCTGGGCAAGTTCGCGATCAGCAAGTCCGCGACCGACGTGGGGGAAGTGGTCCGCAACCAGGCCGATGTCGAGTTGTCGCGGTTGGTCACGGGGATGTCCACGGTCCACTACCTCGCGTGGGCGATCCCGGCGATCGGGTTCGTCGGCACGGTCCGCGGGCTCGGCGGCGCGTTCGGCGCGAACGATCCCGACATCGCGGAGTTCACCCGCCAGGCGAAGGACCAACTGAAGATCGCGTTCGACTGCACACTCGTGGCGCTCGTCCTGAGTCTGGCCCTGATGTACTTCGTACACATGGTGCAGCGGGCCGAAGAGACGCTCGTCACGGACGCGCAGCAGTACTGCCAGGAGCACCTGCTCCTGCGGCTCTACGATCCGGCAACGGAACACGCGGGCGTGTGA
- a CDS encoding ribosome-binding factor A, which yields MSRRRQKADEFQNLAGDISPEDGSDPKEFHAKPWNAPKQAGRKSQQLCRQARDALHGAFASCGDPAIQAAGVVAVEPAPHSGRLRVLVGVPPDFDREAVVGALERAAGFLRSEVASAISRRYAPELVFEVIPN from the coding sequence ATGAGCCGGAGGCGACAGAAAGCAGACGAATTTCAGAACCTCGCGGGTGACATCAGCCCCGAGGACGGCAGCGACCCCAAAGAGTTCCACGCGAAGCCGTGGAACGCCCCGAAACAGGCGGGCCGCAAGTCACAGCAACTGTGCCGACAGGCCCGGGACGCGCTCCACGGCGCGTTCGCGTCCTGCGGCGACCCGGCGATACAGGCCGCGGGCGTCGTCGCGGTGGAGCCGGCCCCGCACTCGGGCCGGTTGCGGGTACTGGTGGGCGTGCCGCCCGACTTCGACCGCGAAGCCGTGGTGGGCGCACTAGAGCGAGCGGCCGGGTTCCTGCGCAGCGAAGTGGCGTCGGCTATTAGCCGGCGGTACGCGCCGGAGTTAGTGTTCGAGGTGATTCCGAACTGA
- a CDS encoding PepSY-associated TM helix domain-containing protein: MSPLHRWLLKTSRTVHVYLTLFGLTLILFFAITGFMLNHTEWFLPDDAKLEAQTRRESRPLPRDKMPGGKLPIPSESSGEATGEEKLAVVEALRKEFDVRGELSSFVFVKDDNDRPQIKVEFKRAGGETVATIDVESATTEVASTYQGWAIVMTDLHRGNRGNMSNEVKRTGRVWSFVIDGTCVLLLIISATGLVMWWSLKSRGKWGAILFVVGTAVTGAVYYWFVP; this comes from the coding sequence ATGTCGCCCCTTCACCGCTGGCTACTCAAAACGTCCCGAACGGTTCACGTGTACCTCACGCTGTTCGGGCTGACGCTGATCCTGTTCTTCGCGATCACCGGCTTCATGCTGAACCACACCGAGTGGTTCCTGCCGGATGACGCCAAACTCGAAGCTCAAACGCGGCGAGAGTCGCGCCCGCTCCCGCGGGACAAAATGCCCGGCGGGAAGCTCCCGATCCCGTCCGAGTCCTCTGGTGAGGCAACGGGCGAGGAGAAACTCGCGGTGGTGGAGGCGCTGCGCAAGGAGTTCGACGTGCGCGGCGAGCTGAGTTCCTTCGTGTTCGTGAAGGACGACAATGACCGCCCGCAGATCAAGGTGGAGTTCAAGCGCGCCGGCGGTGAAACGGTCGCGACGATTGATGTGGAGAGCGCGACAACAGAGGTCGCGTCCACCTACCAGGGGTGGGCGATCGTGATGACCGACCTGCACCGCGGGAACCGCGGGAACATGAGCAACGAGGTGAAGCGCACCGGGCGCGTGTGGAGCTTCGTGATCGATGGGACGTGCGTTCTGCTGCTCATCATCTCCGCGACGGGGTTGGTCATGTGGTGGTCGCTCAAGAGCCGCGGGAAGTGGGGCGCGATCCTGTTCGTGGTCGGCACCGCGGTCACGGGCGCGGTGTATTACTGGTTCGTGCCGTGA
- a CDS encoding DUF4291 domain-containing protein: MPLVYEPYAEQVKVWPKDGRHILAQYDDESIIVYQAYNPTIGRYASACGHFGDGFSFSRMSWVKPNFLWMMYRCGWGTKENQEVTLALRLRRAFFDSLLESAVPSTWDREQFATSEDWSHAVGRSSVRLQWDPDHHPSGAKLDRRAIQLGLRGPVLRAFATTELLEVIDLTEFVAEQREVLSSRGTAGILAPRERVYVPDDPAIATRLRLANWSQPERD, translated from the coding sequence ATGCCGCTCGTCTATGAGCCTTATGCCGAACAGGTGAAGGTTTGGCCCAAAGACGGGCGGCACATCCTCGCGCAGTACGACGACGAGAGCATCATCGTTTATCAGGCGTATAACCCGACCATCGGGCGGTACGCGAGCGCCTGCGGGCACTTCGGCGACGGTTTCAGCTTTTCGCGGATGAGTTGGGTGAAGCCGAACTTCCTGTGGATGATGTACCGCTGCGGGTGGGGCACGAAGGAGAACCAGGAAGTCACCCTCGCGCTCCGACTGCGGCGGGCGTTCTTCGACTCACTCCTCGAAAGTGCGGTTCCCTCCACTTGGGACCGCGAGCAATTCGCCACATCCGAAGACTGGTCGCACGCGGTGGGGCGGTCGTCCGTGCGACTGCAATGGGATCCGGATCACCACCCTTCTGGCGCGAAACTCGATCGGCGCGCGATTCAACTCGGCTTGCGCGGCCCGGTCCTCCGAGCGTTCGCCACAACGGAATTACTGGAAGTAATCGACCTGACCGAGTTTGTCGCGGAACAGCGCGAGGTGTTATCATCGCGCGGAACGGCTGGTATTCTCGCCCCGCGCGAGCGGGTGTACGTTCCAGATGATCCCGCGATTGCAACCCGGTTGCGATTGGCGAACTGGTCACAACCCGAGAGAGATTGA
- a CDS encoding DUF2271 domain-containing protein: protein MRRFLLPLTVLALGCIVSAGGAGPADVPSPTASEFPFHHDHVIGTSLDLCVVAPNESTAEEAELTVLNEIERLRAIFSTYDAASEISKLNRSREPVKVSAEMADVLRAYESWQRKSGGAFNGQVGELVRVWKDGERTGRVPDALTLGRITGDLKKPGWEFDATGTTVKRLTDQPLNLNAIGKGYIIQQASDAVRKAHPTVSALLINLGGDILGWGTPPGGTGWAVGIQDPFRHFDNAAPLAALRLKNQAVATSGDYQRFYTINGKRYGHIFDPRTGHPAERATSATVVANDNVTANALATTLCVLKPEDGLKLIASVPGAECLIITPVGKQHQSAGLKLSEVAPTYIFTPQEKKDEPKGAAWPEGYQVTVAVELPKIDAKRYRKPYTAIWIEDEKGKAVRTLAVWGNAPKYLKDLKDWWKIGKGDADLVKAVTRATRGPGKYDLAWDGKDDKGNALAQGTYTVRVEVHREFGEHLRQSGKIECKDKPASVKFEKNAETAETVVEFKEAKKK from the coding sequence ATGCGTCGATTCCTGCTTCCGCTGACCGTTCTCGCGCTCGGGTGCATTGTGAGTGCGGGCGGTGCGGGTCCGGCCGATGTGCCCTCCCCAACGGCGAGCGAGTTCCCGTTTCACCACGATCACGTCATTGGCACGTCGCTCGACTTGTGCGTCGTGGCGCCTAACGAGTCCACCGCCGAAGAAGCAGAACTGACCGTGCTCAACGAAATTGAGCGCCTGCGCGCGATCTTCAGCACCTACGACGCCGCGAGCGAAATCAGCAAGCTGAACCGCTCGCGCGAGCCGGTGAAAGTGTCTGCGGAAATGGCCGACGTGCTCAGGGCTTACGAATCGTGGCAGCGGAAGAGCGGTGGTGCGTTCAACGGGCAAGTCGGCGAGTTGGTCCGCGTGTGGAAGGACGGCGAACGAACCGGGCGGGTGCCGGACGCCCTCACTCTCGGGCGCATTACAGGCGATCTCAAAAAGCCGGGCTGGGAGTTCGATGCGACCGGCACCACGGTGAAGCGCCTCACCGATCAACCGCTGAACCTGAACGCCATCGGGAAGGGTTACATCATTCAGCAGGCGTCCGACGCGGTCCGTAAAGCACACCCGACTGTCAGTGCGCTGCTCATCAACTTGGGCGGCGACATCCTCGGCTGGGGCACGCCGCCGGGCGGCACCGGTTGGGCGGTCGGCATTCAAGACCCGTTCCGGCACTTCGACAACGCGGCCCCGCTCGCAGCGCTTCGTCTCAAGAACCAGGCGGTCGCGACGAGCGGCGATTATCAGCGCTTCTACACGATTAACGGGAAGCGCTACGGGCACATCTTCGACCCGCGAACTGGTCATCCGGCCGAGAGAGCGACGAGCGCCACCGTGGTTGCGAACGACAACGTCACTGCGAACGCGCTCGCCACGACGCTCTGCGTGCTGAAGCCCGAAGATGGCTTGAAGCTGATCGCGAGCGTTCCCGGAGCGGAGTGCCTGATTATCACTCCGGTCGGCAAGCAGCACCAGAGCGCGGGGCTCAAACTGTCTGAGGTCGCGCCGACGTACATCTTCACGCCGCAAGAGAAGAAGGACGAGCCAAAGGGCGCGGCGTGGCCGGAAGGGTATCAGGTCACGGTCGCAGTGGAACTGCCGAAGATCGACGCGAAGCGCTACCGCAAGCCGTATACCGCGATCTGGATCGAGGACGAAAAGGGCAAGGCCGTTCGCACGCTGGCGGTGTGGGGCAACGCCCCCAAATACCTAAAAGACCTCAAGGACTGGTGGAAGATCGGGAAGGGCGACGCGGACCTCGTGAAAGCCGTGACGCGGGCGACCCGCGGACCGGGGAAGTACGATCTCGCGTGGGACGGCAAAGACGATAAGGGGAACGCGCTCGCGCAAGGTACGTACACGGTTCGCGTTGAAGTTCACCGCGAGTTCGGCGAACACTTGCGGCAGAGTGGCAAGATCGAGTGCAAGGACAAGCCGGCGAGTGTGAAATTCGAGAAGAACGCGGAGACGGCCGAGACGGTGGTGGAATTCAAGGAGGCGAAGAAGAAGTAA
- a CDS encoding CDP-alcohol phosphatidyltransferase family protein: MSAPPVPESLLNAPNLLSFARVPLAVVLFACIVHGAWLAGLVVFLVATATDWLDGWWARKYGPLTLVGRNLDPLTDKVLVCGTFIYLIPVEPAGIDPWMVTVVVCRELLVTGIRGMVEATGKKFGADWFGKLKMALQCAVLIGVLLIRWLDTLPGTADVLAVLTPVQRVLLWAMLAATVGSGAQYVVKAAKLLR; this comes from the coding sequence ATGTCCGCGCCTCCCGTGCCCGAATCACTTCTGAACGCCCCTAACCTGCTTTCGTTCGCCCGCGTCCCGCTCGCGGTGGTGCTGTTCGCGTGCATTGTTCACGGCGCGTGGCTCGCGGGCCTCGTCGTCTTCCTCGTCGCGACCGCGACCGACTGGTTGGACGGGTGGTGGGCACGAAAGTACGGTCCGCTCACGCTCGTGGGGCGCAACCTCGATCCGCTGACCGATAAGGTCCTCGTGTGCGGGACGTTCATTTATCTGATCCCCGTGGAGCCCGCCGGCATCGATCCGTGGATGGTGACGGTGGTGGTGTGCCGCGAGTTGCTGGTGACGGGCATCCGCGGAATGGTAGAAGCCACGGGCAAGAAATTCGGCGCGGACTGGTTCGGCAAATTGAAGATGGCGCTCCAGTGCGCCGTGCTGATCGGCGTGCTACTCATCCGCTGGCTCGACACGCTTCCGGGCACGGCGGACGTGCTCGCGGTGCTGACCCCGGTGCAACGGGTGCTGCTCTGGGCGATGCTCGCGGCGACCGTCGGGAGCGGCGCCCAGTACGTCGTGAAAGCTGCTAAGCTCTTGCGCTAA
- a CDS encoding pyridoxal-phosphate-dependent aminotransferase family protein produces MKPRLFTPGPTTVPEETLLELARPVTYHRAAEAKAILAEVSEDLKYVFQTAQPVFTLTCSGTGGMEAAVSNTLAAGEKAILCTAGRWGERWRGILKAFAANIVPVEVPYGKAVTPEMLAKALADNPDTKVVFTTLSETSTGVGHDLEAFGKVVAKTDALLAVDGISGVGAMECRMDAWGLDVVVTGSQKALMMPPGLAFVSASEKAWKKIDATPVRSFYLDIRRYKKSLAESDTPFTPGNTLIKAQRVSLKRIRAEGIENLWARHNRIAAACRAGVEALGLKVYAERPNSALTVIAVPQGVDGTATLKALEKKYGYKLADGQDTLKGHIWRLSHMGYTDSFDVLGALSALELVLLESGFKLEAGAGVAAFQKAYATGK; encoded by the coding sequence ATGAAGCCGCGCCTGTTCACCCCCGGACCCACGACCGTTCCCGAAGAGACGCTCCTCGAACTCGCGCGCCCGGTGACCTACCACCGAGCGGCGGAAGCAAAAGCGATCCTCGCGGAAGTCAGCGAAGACCTGAAGTACGTGTTCCAGACCGCGCAACCGGTGTTCACGCTCACGTGTTCCGGTACCGGCGGCATGGAAGCGGCCGTCAGTAACACGCTCGCGGCCGGTGAGAAAGCGATCCTCTGCACCGCGGGGCGCTGGGGCGAGCGCTGGCGCGGCATCCTGAAGGCGTTCGCGGCCAACATCGTGCCGGTCGAGGTTCCTTACGGCAAGGCGGTCACGCCCGAGATGCTGGCAAAGGCGCTCGCCGACAACCCCGACACGAAGGTGGTGTTCACCACGCTCAGCGAAACGAGCACCGGCGTCGGGCACGACCTGGAAGCGTTCGGCAAGGTCGTGGCCAAGACCGACGCGCTCCTCGCCGTGGACGGAATCAGTGGCGTCGGCGCGATGGAGTGCCGGATGGACGCCTGGGGCCTGGACGTGGTCGTGACCGGCTCGCAGAAAGCCCTCATGATGCCGCCGGGTCTGGCGTTCGTGAGCGCGAGCGAAAAGGCGTGGAAGAAGATTGACGCGACGCCCGTCCGCAGCTTCTACCTCGACATCCGGCGCTACAAAAAGTCGCTGGCGGAAAGCGACACGCCGTTCACCCCGGGGAACACGCTCATCAAGGCGCAGCGCGTGAGCCTGAAGCGCATCCGCGCCGAGGGCATCGAGAACCTCTGGGCGCGCCACAACCGGATCGCCGCGGCGTGCCGCGCGGGGGTCGAGGCACTGGGGCTCAAGGTGTACGCCGAGCGCCCCAACAGCGCGCTGACCGTGATCGCGGTCCCGCAGGGCGTGGACGGTACCGCCACGCTGAAGGCGCTCGAAAAGAAGTACGGCTACAAGCTCGCCGACGGCCAGGACACGCTCAAGGGTCACATCTGGCGCCTCTCGCACATGGGCTACACCGACTCGTTCGACGTGCTCGGTGCGCTGAGCGCGCTGGAACTGGTGCTCCTCGAAAGCGGCTTCAAACTCGAAGCCGGTGCCGGGGTCGCCGCGTTCCAGAAGGCCTACGCGACCGGGAAGTAA
- a CDS encoding FG-GAP repeat domain-containing protein: MRHLLSALFALAAPPLFAADTPKFKTQEIDTGLKIGYAVITADIDGDKKLDIAVVDQHKIVWYQNPGKPDAQWKKHVILDGKTRPDNVCIAAIDIDGDGLPELVVGAAWKPFDTANAAQLVWLKRGKSVTDEWTMHELPCDEPTVHRVRVFDIDGDGKPEIVHVPLMGRGSSAKGNWTDGKPARIIALKVPAKEPEKKGNWKTEVLSEELNVCHNFCLDNEVFSTEGRGPHFLAQILVTSYEGVHRLTRAKDTWTTTKIGAGNQANPKSNRGASEIKVGRVGAGIGTIATIEPWHGNQVVTYTPPARAGEKLWERHVIDEQLRWGHAVWFADLDGDKVDELIIGVRDDPNPKMGDTFKERRGVRVYKCTDGKGARWERTILDDGGVAVEDLTAADLDGDGKVDIIAVGRATGNCRIYWNQGK; this comes from the coding sequence GTGCGCCATTTACTCTCCGCGCTCTTCGCACTCGCCGCACCTCCCCTATTCGCGGCCGACACCCCGAAATTCAAAACCCAGGAAATCGATACCGGCCTGAAGATCGGTTACGCCGTCATCACCGCGGACATTGATGGCGACAAGAAACTCGACATCGCGGTCGTCGATCAGCACAAGATCGTGTGGTACCAGAACCCCGGTAAACCGGACGCGCAGTGGAAGAAGCACGTCATACTCGACGGCAAGACGCGCCCGGACAACGTGTGCATCGCGGCCATCGACATTGACGGCGACGGGTTACCGGAACTCGTGGTCGGCGCCGCGTGGAAGCCGTTCGACACCGCGAACGCGGCGCAACTCGTGTGGCTGAAGCGCGGGAAGAGCGTCACCGACGAGTGGACGATGCACGAGCTGCCGTGCGACGAACCGACGGTTCACCGCGTCCGGGTGTTCGATATTGATGGCGACGGCAAACCGGAGATCGTTCACGTCCCGCTGATGGGGCGCGGGTCGAGCGCGAAGGGTAATTGGACCGACGGCAAACCCGCGCGCATTATTGCGCTCAAAGTTCCCGCGAAAGAACCGGAGAAGAAGGGGAACTGGAAGACGGAAGTGCTCTCGGAAGAACTGAACGTGTGCCACAACTTCTGTTTGGACAACGAGGTGTTCTCAACCGAAGGGCGTGGACCGCATTTTCTGGCCCAAATCCTCGTGACGAGTTATGAGGGCGTTCATCGACTCACGCGGGCGAAGGACACGTGGACAACGACCAAGATTGGGGCCGGCAACCAGGCTAACCCGAAGAGTAATCGCGGGGCGAGCGAGATCAAGGTCGGCCGCGTCGGGGCAGGCATCGGCACAATTGCGACAATCGAGCCGTGGCACGGGAACCAAGTTGTCACGTACACTCCGCCGGCGCGAGCGGGCGAGAAATTGTGGGAGCGGCACGTTATCGACGAGCAACTCCGCTGGGGGCACGCGGTCTGGTTCGCGGACCTCGACGGCGACAAGGTCGATGAACTCATCATCGGCGTGCGCGACGACCCGAACCCGAAGATGGGCGACACCTTCAAGGAGCGCCGCGGGGTGCGCGTCTACAAATGCACCGACGGCAAAGGCGCGCGGTGGGAGCGGACGATTCTGGACGACGGCGGAGTGGCAGTCGAAGACCTGACCGCGGCCGACCTCGACGGCGACGGCAAGGTTGACATCATCGCCGTGGGCCGCGCGACCGGGAATTGCCGCATCTACTGGAACCAGGGGAAGTGA